A window from Neodiprion fabricii isolate iyNeoFabr1 chromosome 2, iyNeoFabr1.1, whole genome shotgun sequence encodes these proteins:
- the LOC124176450 gene encoding cytosolic non-specific dipeptidase isoform X1: protein MDQPLPATLSKLFSHIDAHKSDYIEALREAVAIKSVSAWPDKRNDIVRMMEWAEKKLKELGSTTELVDIGKQTLPDGKQIPLPPILLGDLGSDPKKKTVLLYGHLDVQPALVEDGWDTEPFELVEKDEKLYGRGSTDDKGPVLGWIHALQGYKAIGEEIPVNIKFCFEGMEESGSEGLDELLWDRKDTFLKGTDYVCISDNYWLGTTKPCITYGLRGICYFNLEVSCASKDLHSGTFGGTVYEAMADLIFLMNTLVDIDGRIKIDGIYDKVAKITDAELESYKTIEFDVDEFRTQVGTSRLAHNEDKTQLLMHRWRYPSLSLHGIEGAFSEPGAKTVIPRTVIGKFSIRIVPDMTPNEVESLVRRHLEKQWVTRGSPNTMKVSMGHGGKPWTENPDHPHYLAGRKATKHVYKVDPDLSREGGSIPVTLTFQEVTGKNVLLLPVGCGDDGAHSQNEKLNVRNYIEGTKLLGAYLYEVSQLQH, encoded by the exons ATGGATCAGCCACTACCGGCAACGTTGAGCAAACTGTTTAG CCATATAGATGCCCACAAGTCTGATTACATTGAGGCTCTCAGGGAGGCTGTTGCAATAAAATCCGTCTCAGCATGGCCCGACAAAAGGAACGACATAGTGAGAATGATGGAGTGGGCAGAAAAAAAGCTAAAGGAATTGGGATCTACAACAGAACTTGTGGATATTGGAAAGCAAACACTTCCCGACGGCAAACAGATTCCCCTGCCACCAATTCTGCTGGGAGATCTTGGCTCCGACCCAAAAAAGAAGACGGTACTTTTGTACGGACACCTAGACGTTCAGCCGGCTTTAGTCGAAGATGGTTGGGACACCGAGCCATTTGAATTGGTcgaaaaagacgaaaaacttTACGGTAGAGGAAGTACTGACGACAAAGGTCCTGTCCTTGGATGGATTCATGCTTTGCAAGGATATAAGGCTATCGGGGAAGAAATCCCAGTTAATATAAAG TTCTGTTTTGAGGGCATGGAAGAGAGCGGAAGCGAAGGTCTTGACGAGCTCTTGTGGGATCGTAAAGATACGTTCTTGAAGGGTACCGACTATGTATGCATTTCGGACAATTACTGGCTGGGTACGACAAAGCCCTGCATAACATACGGTCTCAGGGGTATCTGCTATTTTAACCTGGAGGTCAGCTGTGCGAGCAAAGATCTGCACAGCGGGACTTTCGGCGGTACTGTATACGAAGCTATGGCCGATCTGATCTTCCTAATGAACACGTTAGTGGATATCGACGGTCGAATTAAAATCGATGGCATCTACGACAAAGTTGCTAAGATCACAGATGCTGAACTCGAAAGCTACAAGACAATAGAATTTGATGTGGATGAATTCCGTACGCAGGTTGGAACGTCCAGGTTGGCGCACAATGAGGACAAG acGCAACTATTGATGCACCGCTGGCGCTATCCAAGCCTTTCTCTACATGGTATCGAAGGAGCTTTCAGTGAGCCTGGGGCAAAGACTGTGATACCACGAACGGTGATTGGCAAATTTTCGATAAGAATAGTGCCAGACATGACCCCGAACGAGGTTGAGTCGCTGGTGCGACGTCATTTGGAAAAGCAATGGGTGACTAGAGGCAGTCCCAACACAATGAAAGTCAGCATGGGTCATGGTGGAAAACCATGGACAGAGAATCCGGATCACCCGCACTACCTAGCCGGTCGTAAAGCAACGAAACACGTCTACAAGGTTGATCCGGATTTGTCGCGTGAGGGTGGTTCCATTCCTGTGACGCTAACTTTCCAAGAAGTGACTGGTAAGAACGTTCTCCTATTGCCGGTTGGCTGTGGCGATGATGGTGCACATTCCCAAAACGAAAAGCTCAACGTGCGCAACTACATAGAA